The genome window GGACTTTAGCTTTGAGGCAGGGGTTTCAACCCTTGCCGGACTATCGGTGGTACGTTAAGTTGACACCTATGGGCAGTGCGGTGTCCCTACCCTATATCTGTGGGAGACGGCAGTGCCGTGTCCCTAGGATATGCTTATGCTGCTACTCCCAGCTATCGATCGAACTTTTTGCAATCATACTTCGATCGGGCTTTCGGGTCTGCTTGATGATAAATTTGTTGTTTGTAGTAAGCGTTTAAAATTGCTTTAGTTAAATTCTCGGAAAATCCCAAATATTAAACAAATAAAAATTCTGACTATAAAAGTTAAAAACATGAAAAAATAGCAACAGCTACCGTGTAGTTTTCCCAGCAAAATCTGATATGAAAAAAGCGTTAATTAGCGGTATATCAGGTCAGGACGGAGCTTATTTAGCTAAACTTTTGCTCGATCGAGGTTATGAAGTGTGCGGCACCTCCAGGGACGCCCAAATGTCTAGTTTCGGAAACCTGACCCGTTTGGGCATCCGAGACAGAGTAAAACTAGAATCCATGTCTCTCAACGATTTTCGCAGCGTCTTGCAAGTGCTTGCTAAAATAGAGCCAGATGAAGTGTACAATCTAGCAGGTCAAAGTTCCGTCGCTCTGTCTTTTGAACAACCCGTAGAAACCCTCGAAAGCATCGCTACAGGCACATTGAATCTCTTAGAAGCAATTCGGTTTACAGGCGGTAAAATTAAACTTTACAATGCCAGTTCTAGCGAATGTTTTGGGGATACCCGAGGCAATCCAGCCGATGAAAATACGCCTTTTCGCCCCAGAAGTCCTTACGCGGTGGCGAAAGCAACGGCATTTTGGGAAGTAGCGAATTATCGGGAAGCGTACAATTTGTTTGCGTGTTCTGGTATTCTGTTCAATCACGAGTCGCCACTGCGGCCGGAGAGGTTCGTCACCCAAAAAATTGTATCTGTTGTGTGCCGAATTGCTGCGGGTAGTTCCGAAAAACTGCATTTGGGAAATATTTCAGTGCAGCGGGACTGGGGTTGGGCGCCGGAATATGTAGAGGCGATGTATTTGATGTTGCAGCAAGAAGAACCGGACGATTATGTAATTGCCACGGGTGTAAGCTATCCTTTGGAGGAGTTTGTGCAGACAGCGTTTGTTTCTGCGGGTTTGGATTGGCAGGAACATTTAGTAACAGATGCGAGTCTCTACAGACCGACGGAGATTGCAGTTGGGAGGGGAAATCCGGGTAAGGCGAAGCAAAAGTTGGGATGGGAAGCGAAGTATAAAATGCCAGATGTGGTGCGGATGATGGTGGAAGCGAGGATGGTTTGAGGGAAAAGTATGGGGTGAAAATATGGAGGCAGAATATCCAAGGGCTAATGAGTGGTATCAGGCTAATCACCGTGATTTAAAAAAATATCGAGGCGAGGGGATAGCTTATACTAACCGAGGGGTGATTAGTTGCGATCGGGATTATCGAAAGATGAAGGACAGGATTACGGCTGATATACCTAAATTGGGTTATGTGCTCGATCGTATATATGAAAGCGAGTTTGTTGAGCCTGTGAGGTTTTATCCTGTCAGTTTGATATAAAATTCAAACACGCTGAGGAGAGCATTCTTTTTAAGTATTGAAAAATTACTGGACAAAAAAGGTAGAATTTGTTTGCCTTTGGTGGTATTTTGTGATAAAGTTCAGAGCGGAAGCAGACTATTAAGATGCAGGAGGTGGTGCGGATGATAGTCTAGGCAAGGATGGGTAATGTTTAAGTTCTATAAAAATTTTGAGGTTTTATCCGTGAAATCATTAGTTATAACAACAATTAATAAACCAACTGCTGCTCTTTTTAAATACAGAGATATTTTGCTAGATTTAGGGTGGAAAATTATTGTAGTTGGGGATAAAAAAACTCCTAGAGATTTTGACTTGCCGGGGGCGGAATACTTTAATGTAGAGCAGCAATGCGAAGAGTTTGGCGAGCTAGCTTCTCTGATTCCTATGAATCATTACTCCCGCAAGAATTTAGGATACTTGTATGCTATGCGTATGGGTGCAGAAGCGATCGCGGAAACAGACGACGACAATATTCCCTATGATGACAAGTATCCCAATTTCCTCCCTTCCCTGGTTAAGACTCCAGCGGTAGACGTTAAAGGTGCTGTTAATGTCTATTCTTACTTTACCAGTAAAAAAATATGGCCCAGAGGCTTGCCACTTGACAAAGTTAATAGTTTTGTCGATGAGAATCTGGCAACAGAAAAAGAGGTTACTTGTTACGTCCAGCAAGGGCTAGCAGACTTAGACCCCGATGTAGATGCTATCTATCGTTTGACGGTTGGTGATGAAAATATTAAGTTTGAACCGCATAAAAAGTTGTCACTGTCGCCCGGGTGTTATAGTCCTTTCAATACGCAGAATACTTTATTTGACAAGCAAGCTTTTCCTCTAATGCTGCTGCCTATTGGTGTGAGCAGTCGTGTTACCGATATCTGGAAAAGCTACATTGCCCAGCGGCTTTTATGGTGCATGAACTCCAGTGTTCTATTTCTATCGCCTTCAGTGTATCAGTTGAGAAATGAACACAACCTGATGAAAGATTTTAGTGAAGAAATTCCTTTGTATACTCAGGTTCACAATTTAATTGACTTACTGGAGAATTTTACAAGTGATGCTAGCGATGCTTGCGAGTTAATGATAGAGATGTATGCTTATCTCAATCGAAATGGTTTTCTAGGCGAGATAGAGGTTCGTCTGTGTGAATTGTGGATTGAGGAAGTTAAAAAATATGTGTAGTCCTTAGCAATAAAAAATCTACTGAATTGAGCGATTGACTGCACAGTCGCTCAAGGTTCAATTGCAAGTATTAAATAAATCAACAATTTAAAAAAATGACTAAGAAGTTTTTGTATTTAGTTCAAACCGATGGAGAGTTACCCTCTCATTACAGTAACATTAATCATGAAAATGCAGATGTATTGTATTTGTCTTGGAAACATCCAAGACCGGGAGATATTTATTTTCCTAATAGCACCTGGACGCAAGGCAGAAATAAACTGCTAGAAGCAGCTAAACAATTACAGGGGGATTATTTATATTACATTTTTCTAGATGATGATATTGAATTTGTTGCGGGTGATTGGAGAATTTTTGAAGCATTATTGCTCGAATATCAGCCTGGGATAGCAACACCCCAAGTAACATTTTATCCAACAAAATTTGACGATTCTGTAGAAGTACAAATAGTATATGCCTTTGATGCGGTCTTCAATGCTTTTCATCGCGATGTAGTGGCTGACAACGTTTTGTTACCTTATCTGGAAAAATTTGATGAGGAATCATGGCTTTTGTCGCAGCTAATTTTAATACATATGGCTGGTGTTTGTTATCACGAAAAAGTTTGGCAGTTCAACCATGTAAAAGTAACACAAGTGAAACACCGCCCTTATCCGAAAGGTAGTGCGAGCGATATTATACAGAAGGAAATTTGGCTGAAAGAAAATATTTTTCAAGATAATGAGCTAGTCACTTCGTATTTTAAAGATTTCCAGACCGCTTTAGAAATGGAGGTATTAGTTGTTGAACCTCCGAGAAAAAACTACAAAATAGAAAAAAGTTTTTGTGTTAACAATCTCAAAAGCAGCGAAGAAATTTGGTTTAATATTCAAAGTAGTAAAGGAGAGCAAATGCTGGCTGACGATCAAAGGATTGTAGAAAGCAACCGTGATGAGGCTATGGGTCATTGCCAACTGGCAGAAGTCCACTATTCTCAGGGAAAGTGGGAGGAAGCAAGCGTTGCCTACCGCCGTGCAATTGAACTTTATCCCCATTGGGAGTTTTACTGCAAACTAAGTGAAAGTTTGGGGAAACAGGGCGATTGGGAGGACGCGATCGCAGCTTGCCGCCATATTTTTAAACTTAAACCCGACTTTTCTCAAAAGTGTTTTTTAGATAGCTTAGCAACAATAACATCTTTCCGAATAGAACCAGAGCAGTTAAACATCATTTCAGGGCAAAAAATTGCTCAAGAATGTCCGCCCCAGATTACGAGTTTGGCAGGGAATGAAGGTTTTGTATTTTACGGCCCTTACCTGAGCTTTCATGACGGGTTGTACCGAGTTTGTGTTGGCTTTGAGTTTCCTGAATTAAGCGCTCAACAAGGAATGGAAAATTCAGAAACTGTCGGATTCAAATTTGACGTAGTGACAGAAGCTGGAAATTGTGTTTGGTATAAAACTGATGTTTGTACCAGCCAGAAGCAACTTGAATTTTTTGTAGAGTTAATAGATGCTAAGCAGACAGAATTTAGGTTTTTGGCAACTGGGGTAACGTTTTCATTGAATTTTATAGAACTCAGCTTAGTATACCAGCCTAGGGAAAACTCCGCAGATTCTTACTACTTAAATTTAGGCAATACTCTCTTGCAAGAAGCAGATAAACTAGATAAAGCTCTTGCAGCTTGCAGTCGTGCTGCTGAATTGAATCCTGACTATAGAGAGGGTGCGATCGCTGCTTACCAACACGCTGTATCGAAGCGCTCGCAGGGAACGGACTACTTCAATTTAGGGATGCTCTTAGCACAGCAAAATCAACTCGATGCAGCACTTTCGTGCTACCAAAAAGCTTTAGAAATCCAGCCCGATCAGACACAAGCCTACTCAGAATTGCAGGGAATCCTTGCTAGAGCTTACCATAACTTAGCTATCCGCCATGCAGAACAAGGTGGGATCGAGGAAGCTCTAGCTTGTTTCCAGAAAGCACCGCAGAAGCAACCCAGTGCAGGGGAAATCTACGAGCAGATATGGAAGGGATTAAATAAACTAAGCCCGCTGGACGAAACGAACCCTTATTACCAAACCCAGATAGAACCAGAAACGGCTTATCAATATTTTAGCAAGACTTGCCACTACAAAAATATCATATTGGAATCATTAACTGATGATGACATAATATATCTGGAAAATGCAGGATTGTCTTTAGCGAATCTGGAATTAATGAAACAAGACAGTGCTGCACTGCAATCAATCTACATCAACAGTTTGGGCTGCGAGCAGACAACTGATTTAGGACAAAAAGTTACAAAGACTTTTTCAGGCGTCGATTACCAGCAAAGTATAGTAGATACAGGTTATATCTACTCAATTTGTCCTGTAACTGGCAAGATTCTCAGGTCTAATCAATCATTCTACGTTCAGCTATTCAATTTTCTGCCAACAGGTATTTATCGTTTCGCAGGCGGGGAAACATTTTATTTAATGTTTGGGTGCCATCACGGTGTCAGACTTGGTGTCTATTTCCCCAAGTTTGAACTAATTGTGAGGTTCTATAACGATCCTCTTTCGACGGACTATCCGGGGGTTGTGAATGAGTTGAAAAGCGGTGCTGTTAGTTTTTGGCGGGAATTTCAATCTTACATATCATCGAAAGAAAGCAAAAGAGAGGTAGCGGCTGTTGTTGGTTGGCTGAACAATTTAGGCCACTATTTCTGGAACGACCTTACAGGAATTCAACATTTATATGAAAATGGGACATTCCCGAAAGTAGATAAATACTTAATTAGGGATTGTAATTTTTTAGAAGTCGGCGATATCTTTCCAGAAATTCCAGCCAATGATATTGTGCGGATTTCGGATAGGTGGAGTCTATTCAAAACAATTTTGGACAATCACTACATGGCCGTCAGATTAACTGAGATGGTGGTCAAGGAACCACTGGCTAAGCGCATATATGAAGCTTCTATCAAGAAGTGTTCTCAAAGTTTTTTACAAGAAGTGGAAAAAGCGAAAACACATTTTCCGCTGCTGTGGATTAATATTCGCAGCCACAATAAAGTATGGAGTTCTCAGGTAGAAGGATATGCCAATATAATCAATAACCTCTACCAAGATTATCCAAATCTGGGGCTTGTGTTTGATGGCTTTTCTACTGAAAAAAATACAGTGGAGCAAATTTTAGCTCTCGTGCCGCCTACGGTGAAGTTTTATAATGCTCTTGACTGTGCTATTCATGAAACAATTGTTTGGGCTCATGCTGTAGATGTTTACATAGTGGTAATCGGTTCTGGACTTACCTTAGTAACGTGGCTTGCTAACAAGCCTGGGGTGGCCCACGGCAACACTGTACATTCTGAAAGTTCGGGGTGGTGGGCAAATGTTCGAGAAAATGCTGTACCGCCAGTCTTTATACCCGTTGAGTCCATTGTGGATTTGGATGCTTCGCACTGGGCTCACTGCGACTATGATTTTGATTGGAAAATCCTTGACGGCGAAGTTAATAAAATAGTAAAGGAGTTGACAAGGGAAGTTAAATCACCGCAGTCCGATCCGGCTCAAAATCAAAGTGCTGCGATTAATCTCCGCGAATTGGCAGAATCTTTTTTAGCGGAAGGTAAACTCGACGAGGCAGTTAGTGTTTGCAAGCAAGCTCTTGATATTCAACCGAAATTTGCCTTGGGGTGCAAGACTTTAGGGAATGTTTTCCAAGCTAAGGGTGAATTTGAGGAGGCAAAGCGTTGGTATACTCAGGCTATTGAAATCCAGCCGGATTTTGCCCAAGGTTTAGCGAACCTGGGAACTGTTTGTGCGCAGCAGCAGCAGTGGCCGGAAGCGATCGCGGCTTACCAAAAAGCGATCGCTATTCAACCGAATTTCGCTGGTTTTTACCGCAACTTGGCTAGAGTTTTTTCTCAAATTGGCAAGCCAGAGGATGCCGCTGATTGCTGGTATGCGGCGCTGATTTTGGAACCGTCTAAGGCAACGGCCGAGGAATATCTCTATTTAGGCAATACACTTGTAGAACAACAGAAACTAGATCGGGCGATCATATGTTACCGTCGTGCCATATATTTAAACCCAAATTTTTCGGAGGCTCAGGACAAATTAAGGAAAATTATGGCTGTTGTTGAAGAGTAGGACAATCCCAAAAGTTAAGCTTTTGGCTTCGGGTAATGGCTTTCTGATGTCAAAATATCTGTTAGCGTTACATCCCATCTAAATTTGTCTGAATTAATTTCAGCTACCTTTTTCGCAAGTATGGCAACTCCTCCAAAGGCGGCCTGAGTTGTTAGTGTTTCTTGACCTTGTATCATGGTGTCTAAGTGCATTCGTAACGGAACGTAAAGGTGAGATTTTATCACTTCAAATCCT of Oscillatoria nigro-viridis PCC 7112 contains these proteins:
- a CDS encoding GDP-mannose 4,6-dehydratase, whose protein sequence is MKKALISGISGQDGAYLAKLLLDRGYEVCGTSRDAQMSSFGNLTRLGIRDRVKLESMSLNDFRSVLQVLAKIEPDEVYNLAGQSSVALSFEQPVETLESIATGTLNLLEAIRFTGGKIKLYNASSSECFGDTRGNPADENTPFRPRSPYAVAKATAFWEVANYREAYNLFACSGILFNHESPLRPERFVTQKIVSVVCRIAAGSSEKLHLGNISVQRDWGWAPEYVEAMYLMLQQEEPDDYVIATGVSYPLEEFVQTAFVSAGLDWQEHLVTDASLYRPTEIAVGRGNPGKAKQKLGWEAKYKMPDVVRMMVEARMV
- a CDS encoding DUF5678 domain-containing protein — its product is MEAEYPRANEWYQANHRDLKKYRGEGIAYTNRGVISCDRDYRKMKDRITADIPKLGYVLDRIYESEFVEPVRFYPVSLI
- a CDS encoding STELLO glycosyltransferase family protein, which codes for MKSLVITTINKPTAALFKYRDILLDLGWKIIVVGDKKTPRDFDLPGAEYFNVEQQCEEFGELASLIPMNHYSRKNLGYLYAMRMGAEAIAETDDDNIPYDDKYPNFLPSLVKTPAVDVKGAVNVYSYFTSKKIWPRGLPLDKVNSFVDENLATEKEVTCYVQQGLADLDPDVDAIYRLTVGDENIKFEPHKKLSLSPGCYSPFNTQNTLFDKQAFPLMLLPIGVSSRVTDIWKSYIAQRLLWCMNSSVLFLSPSVYQLRNEHNLMKDFSEEIPLYTQVHNLIDLLENFTSDASDACELMIEMYAYLNRNGFLGEIEVRLCELWIEEVKKYV
- a CDS encoding tetratricopeptide repeat protein: MTKKFLYLVQTDGELPSHYSNINHENADVLYLSWKHPRPGDIYFPNSTWTQGRNKLLEAAKQLQGDYLYYIFLDDDIEFVAGDWRIFEALLLEYQPGIATPQVTFYPTKFDDSVEVQIVYAFDAVFNAFHRDVVADNVLLPYLEKFDEESWLLSQLILIHMAGVCYHEKVWQFNHVKVTQVKHRPYPKGSASDIIQKEIWLKENIFQDNELVTSYFKDFQTALEMEVLVVEPPRKNYKIEKSFCVNNLKSSEEIWFNIQSSKGEQMLADDQRIVESNRDEAMGHCQLAEVHYSQGKWEEASVAYRRAIELYPHWEFYCKLSESLGKQGDWEDAIAACRHIFKLKPDFSQKCFLDSLATITSFRIEPEQLNIISGQKIAQECPPQITSLAGNEGFVFYGPYLSFHDGLYRVCVGFEFPELSAQQGMENSETVGFKFDVVTEAGNCVWYKTDVCTSQKQLEFFVELIDAKQTEFRFLATGVTFSLNFIELSLVYQPRENSADSYYLNLGNTLLQEADKLDKALAACSRAAELNPDYREGAIAAYQHAVSKRSQGTDYFNLGMLLAQQNQLDAALSCYQKALEIQPDQTQAYSELQGILARAYHNLAIRHAEQGGIEEALACFQKAPQKQPSAGEIYEQIWKGLNKLSPLDETNPYYQTQIEPETAYQYFSKTCHYKNIILESLTDDDIIYLENAGLSLANLELMKQDSAALQSIYINSLGCEQTTDLGQKVTKTFSGVDYQQSIVDTGYIYSICPVTGKILRSNQSFYVQLFNFLPTGIYRFAGGETFYLMFGCHHGVRLGVYFPKFELIVRFYNDPLSTDYPGVVNELKSGAVSFWREFQSYISSKESKREVAAVVGWLNNLGHYFWNDLTGIQHLYENGTFPKVDKYLIRDCNFLEVGDIFPEIPANDIVRISDRWSLFKTILDNHYMAVRLTEMVVKEPLAKRIYEASIKKCSQSFLQEVEKAKTHFPLLWINIRSHNKVWSSQVEGYANIINNLYQDYPNLGLVFDGFSTEKNTVEQILALVPPTVKFYNALDCAIHETIVWAHAVDVYIVVIGSGLTLVTWLANKPGVAHGNTVHSESSGWWANVRENAVPPVFIPVESIVDLDASHWAHCDYDFDWKILDGEVNKIVKELTREVKSPQSDPAQNQSAAINLRELAESFLAEGKLDEAVSVCKQALDIQPKFALGCKTLGNVFQAKGEFEEAKRWYTQAIEIQPDFAQGLANLGTVCAQQQQWPEAIAAYQKAIAIQPNFAGFYRNLARVFSQIGKPEDAADCWYAALILEPSKATAEEYLYLGNTLVEQQKLDRAIICYRRAIYLNPNFSEAQDKLRKIMAVVEE